One region of Pseudoalteromonas sp. R3 genomic DNA includes:
- a CDS encoding trypsin-like serine protease, with translation MKITILAAAVMSLSAGYVSANTQQSGLTDITPSVVGGIETPAYSRPYQVALLMNGRQGCGGTLLSENWVLTAAHCLDNASTASLTVRVGAHSISRGDGDTLRVSQIIMHENWRGANGIRSGYDIAVLRLATPAASKYTPAKLPTQSIADQYAGIGDYPTVSGWGLTSNRGRPSDVLREAQLPVISNASCSSQLNFNIPGSVICGGGEGGRSACNGDSGGPYAVRVGNDFYSIGTVSWGIACSGATAFTRTTSYLNWIEQKTGLTPDNPTDAKPVADFSSSVSGMTVSFANRATDDNGITAYDWNFGDGNRSNAANPSHTYAADGDYNVTLTVTDTAQQTASVSKVVSVGEPPVCDVEAWDRSVSYALGDKVSYQGSIYEAIWWSAGAQPDLYPNVWKKLDNCNGTGDPAPVAGFTVAQSGLTVILTNTSTDNGQIVSSQWQFGDGQSATQPSVTHTYGAAGRYTIRLTVTDDQGQSSTLAKEVVVGGDDNCQGLPAWDASKVYNTGDRVAKNGVVYEAQWWVQGEDPAQSGPWGPWKSVGSCN, from the coding sequence ATGAAAATTACAATTTTGGCCGCAGCAGTCATGTCACTGTCAGCGGGCTATGTCTCTGCAAATACGCAACAATCGGGCTTAACTGATATTACTCCATCTGTCGTTGGAGGAATTGAAACCCCAGCTTATTCAAGACCATACCAGGTTGCTTTGTTGATGAATGGGCGTCAGGGATGTGGTGGTACGTTGTTGAGCGAAAACTGGGTGCTTACTGCTGCACATTGTTTAGATAATGCTTCTACGGCTAGCCTGACGGTACGTGTTGGTGCCCATTCAATCAGTCGTGGAGATGGTGACACCCTGAGAGTATCTCAGATTATCATGCATGAGAATTGGCGCGGTGCGAACGGGATCCGCTCGGGCTATGATATTGCTGTATTACGCTTGGCTACTCCGGCGGCAAGCAAGTATACCCCAGCTAAACTCCCTACTCAGTCCATTGCCGATCAGTATGCCGGCATTGGTGATTATCCAACGGTTTCTGGTTGGGGGCTGACCTCAAACCGTGGCCGTCCGAGTGATGTGCTTCGCGAAGCGCAGCTGCCAGTGATTTCTAATGCCAGCTGCAGTAGCCAGCTGAACTTTAATATCCCGGGCTCAGTTATTTGTGGCGGAGGTGAAGGCGGTCGTTCAGCGTGTAACGGCGACAGCGGTGGTCCTTATGCTGTGCGTGTCGGGAATGATTTCTACAGTATCGGTACTGTCAGCTGGGGTATTGCTTGCTCAGGTGCGACTGCGTTCACCAGAACGACCAGTTATCTCAACTGGATCGAGCAAAAAACTGGCCTTACACCGGATAACCCGACAGATGCCAAACCGGTTGCTGATTTCAGCTCATCGGTATCAGGTATGACGGTGAGCTTTGCCAACCGCGCAACCGATGACAACGGGATCACAGCGTATGACTGGAACTTCGGTGATGGTAACCGTTCCAACGCTGCTAACCCAAGCCATACTTACGCGGCAGATGGCGATTACAATGTTACTTTAACTGTGACAGATACTGCACAGCAGACAGCCAGCGTATCGAAAGTCGTCTCTGTTGGTGAGCCACCGGTATGCGATGTTGAAGCATGGGACCGTTCAGTGTCATACGCGTTAGGCGATAAGGTATCTTATCAGGGCAGCATCTACGAGGCTATCTGGTGGTCTGCGGGTGCACAGCCCGATTTGTATCCTAATGTCTGGAAGAAGTTAGATAACTGCAACGGGACGGGCGATCCTGCTCCTGTGGCTGGCTTTACTGTAGCTCAGTCAGGCCTGACAGTCATCCTGACGAATACCAGTACTGACAACGGCCAGATAGTGTCTAGCCAGTGGCAATTTGGGGATGGTCAGAGTGCGACTCAACCTTCTGTGACTCATACTTATGGCGCAGCAGGACGCTACACCATTCGTCTGACTGTAACCGATGATCAGGGCCAAAGCAGTACTTTGGCTAAAGAAGTGGTTGTTGGTGGGGACGATAATTGTCAGGGCCTGCCTGCCTGGGATGCGAGCAAGGTATACAACACTGGCGACCGAGTCGCTAAAAACGGCGTAGTGTACGAGGCGCAATGGTGGGTGCAGGGTGAAGATCCGGCTCAGTCAGGTCCTTGGGGTCCATGGAAATCTGTAGGCAGCTGTAACTAG
- a CDS encoding transporter substrate-binding domain-containing protein, with translation MREKPLKLVRCVLVVLVLLSASVQAERFSVLVYHGANPPYNYLEKGEQAGIFKDIFDRIGELTGHEFEFVLLSVARGHKSFESGEIDIEPGVNPSWRQSSRVPGIYSIDYAFSREVVLGRKEASLTQQPKSFYGKVMGRVRGYRYGSFERHFGPGKIAVYDNISERELLVQLAHTRLDYIMIGDVTAAYYIANYPAYGGFKEVYEISKLPVSMRIQPKRAELKREIDQALRHMLEQGDITQIYHKYGITMPPL, from the coding sequence ATGCGTGAAAAACCCCTAAAGCTTGTGCGCTGCGTGTTAGTGGTGCTGGTCTTATTGTCGGCAAGTGTCCAGGCTGAGCGTTTCTCCGTTCTGGTCTATCATGGTGCAAACCCACCTTATAATTATCTCGAAAAGGGAGAGCAGGCAGGGATCTTTAAAGATATTTTTGATCGAATCGGCGAATTAACCGGCCATGAGTTTGAGTTCGTTCTGCTATCCGTTGCCCGGGGACATAAATCATTTGAATCTGGTGAAATTGATATTGAACCAGGAGTGAACCCTAGCTGGCGGCAAAGCTCCAGAGTGCCTGGTATTTACAGTATTGATTATGCCTTCTCCCGCGAGGTTGTATTAGGCCGTAAAGAGGCGAGCCTTACACAACAACCCAAGTCATTTTATGGCAAGGTTATGGGGCGCGTGCGAGGCTATCGCTATGGATCATTTGAGCGGCATTTTGGCCCCGGAAAAATTGCGGTATATGACAATATCTCGGAAAGAGAATTGTTAGTTCAGTTGGCACATACCCGCCTTGATTATATCATGATCGGCGATGTTACTGCCGCTTACTACATCGCAAACTACCCTGCTTATGGTGGGTTTAAGGAAGTCTATGAAATAAGCAAACTACCTGTGTCTATGCGTATTCAACCAAAAAGGGCAGAACTAAAAAGAGAAATTGATCAGGCATTAAGGCACATGCTTGAACAAGGTGATATAACTCAGATTTACCACAAATACGGTATTACTATGCCTCCTCTTTGA
- a CDS encoding tetratricopeptide repeat protein, which produces MLKAIIGLWMMLVPLTIWAATPSQIIDKLQEAEDYLTVDPATTLSLLEQIDQAEDLPTSLFLRWHLIRLRAAVPTHQMELMEYSLEAIFTHHSHPYFIEKLPTAMSALGIWLRRHDYLNDARLSLECAYQHAQSDQQRLILTNSLALVSRQLGDYEHARRLYGRANSIADKAGITSKNGIIANNLGIIALELGNVAEAERQFRKALASYQEIDKRSGQISAGVNLLFAFIIQEQLLNYQRLYGPTSRLTESFPNETKQAMLLWVNARFMQLEGYPVSQQTKAGLKLAYMQLQDDNVRRLVFQHLAKPLGVDVQLPKPVIVRQFERSWYKAVKTCDWPKAS; this is translated from the coding sequence ATGTTGAAAGCAATTATAGGGCTGTGGATGATGCTGGTACCGCTGACTATATGGGCTGCGACACCGTCACAGATCATAGACAAACTGCAAGAAGCAGAAGACTACCTGACTGTTGACCCAGCCACGACTCTTTCATTACTCGAGCAGATTGACCAGGCAGAAGACCTGCCCACTTCTTTGTTTTTACGCTGGCATCTGATCCGTTTACGAGCAGCCGTACCGACCCATCAAATGGAGTTGATGGAGTATTCGCTGGAGGCCATTTTTACGCATCATAGCCACCCCTACTTTATCGAAAAATTGCCCACGGCCATGAGTGCACTGGGGATCTGGTTACGCCGTCATGACTATCTGAATGATGCCAGGCTTAGTCTGGAGTGTGCCTACCAACATGCGCAGTCAGATCAGCAGAGGCTGATCCTGACAAACAGCCTGGCGCTGGTGTCGCGTCAATTGGGTGATTATGAACACGCCCGTCGTCTGTATGGAAGGGCAAACAGTATTGCCGATAAAGCGGGTATTACCTCTAAAAATGGCATCATCGCCAATAATTTGGGGATTATTGCGCTGGAACTCGGCAATGTGGCTGAGGCAGAGCGCCAGTTTCGCAAAGCACTGGCCAGTTATCAAGAGATAGATAAGCGCTCCGGGCAGATCTCAGCGGGGGTCAATTTACTGTTCGCCTTTATTATTCAGGAACAACTGTTGAACTATCAGCGCTTGTACGGACCTACATCCAGGCTAACCGAATCTTTCCCTAATGAGACCAAGCAAGCAATGCTACTGTGGGTCAATGCTCGCTTTATGCAGCTGGAAGGTTACCCCGTTAGTCAGCAGACTAAAGCCGGTCTCAAGCTGGCATATATGCAGCTTCAGGATGATAATGTTCGAAGGCTGGTCTTTCAGCATCTGGCAAAACCGCTGGGCGTTGATGTTCAGCTACCCAAACCTGTGATAGTCAGACAATTCGAACGCAGTTGGTACAAAGCAGTCAAAACCTGTGACTGGCCAAAAGCCAGTTAG